In a genomic window of Anas acuta chromosome 9, bAnaAcu1.1, whole genome shotgun sequence:
- the P2RY1 gene encoding P2Y purinoceptor 1 — protein sequence MTEALISAALNGTEPNLLSGSGWPAGNATTKCSLTKTGFQFYYLPTVYILVFITGFLGNSVAIWMFVFHMRPWSGISVYMFNLALADFLYVLTLPALIFYYFNKTDWIFGDIMCKLQRFIFHVNLYGSILFLTCISVHRYTGVVHPLKSLGRLKKKNAVYISTLVWVIVVAVISPILFYSGTGIRRNKTITCYDTTTDDYLRSYFIYSMCTTVFMFCIPFIVILGCYGLIVKALIYKDLDNSPLRRKSIYLVIIVLTVFAVSYLPFHVMKTLNLRARVDFQTPQMCAFNDKVYATYQVTRGLASLNSCVDPILYFLAGDTFRRRLSRATRKSSRRSEHNVQSKSEEMTLNILSEYKQNGDTSL from the coding sequence ATGACCGAAGCcctcatctctgctgctttgaATGGAACTGAACCCAACCTGTTGTCCGGCAGCGGCTGGCCGGCGGGAAATGCCACCACCAAGTGCTCCCTGACCAAAACCGGCTTCCAGTTCTACTACCTGCCCACCGTCTACATTCTAGTCTTCATCACTGGATTTTTGGGAAACAGCGTGGCGATCTGGATGTTTGTCTTCCACATGAGGCCTTGGAGCGGCATCTCAGTTTACATGTTCAACCTGGCGTTGGCCGACTTCTTGTACGTCTTGACGCTGCCCGCCCTCATCTTTTACTACTTCAATAAAACCGACTGGATCTTCGGGGATATCATGTGCAAACTGCAGAGGTTCATTTTCCACGTGAACCTCTATGgcagtattttgtttcttacatGCATCAGCGTGCACAGGTACACGGGCGTCGTGCACCCCCTGAAGTCGCTGGGGAGGCTGAAGAAGAAGAACGCCGTTTACATCAGCACCCTGGTCTGGGTCATCGTGGTGGCCGTGATTTCGCCGATACTCTTCTACTCGGGAACGGGGAtaaggagaaataaaaccatCACGTGCTACGACACCACGACCGATGATTACCTGAGAAGTTACTTCATTTACAGCATGTGCACCACGGTGTTCATGTTCTGCATCCCGTTCATAGTGATTCTTGGCTGTTACGGACTAATTGTGAAAGCTTTGATTTACAAAGATTTGGACAACTCTCCTCTTAGGAGAAAGTCGATTTACCTGGTTATTATTGTGTTGACAGTCTTTGCTGTGTCGTATCTTCCCTTCCACGTGATGAAGACCTTAAATCTAAGAGCCAGGGTGGATTTTCAGACTCCACAAATGTGTGCCTTCAACGATAAGGTTTATGCCACTTACCAAGTGACGAGGGGTCTGGCCAGCCTCAACAGCTGTGTAGACCCCATTCTTTATTTCCTGGCAGGTGACACCTTTCGAAGGCGGCTTTCCAGGGCAACCAGGAAATCCTCCCGAAGAAGTGAACACAATGTGCAGTCCAAAAGTGAGGAAATGACTCTCAATATTTTATCAGAGTATAAGCAGAATGGAGATACAAGTTTGTGA